From the Oleiharenicola lentus genome, one window contains:
- a CDS encoding sulfatase-like hydrolase/transferase: MAAFSLASTLLFFVPAHAYLANQAALLVFFDELLAVLALVTVVFTLLLTGLLLLVPRRIRPRLGVLLLALTLLCWIHAYALVWSYGALDGETIVWADYPGRLLTDGALWLVLSAVLLWFAPRIHRRMPLFCAGILLLQIGSLAVNATHVHNSSHDYSKHYYVDKRPVFEFSAGRNVVLILLDEYQTDIFSEAILPHQEYRAQFPGFTYFPDTTAGFNFTEFAIPSILTGRIYDNSQPRQDFLKSAYLKDSLPAALRQAGIDVHLYPWRSLANESIYYHDELADNILRRPRPLADKLVDVARVVDLGLFRSLPHFAKRFVHNDSSWLVSRWMAGSAKSSATRQPEPIPREVGLGHTLDDLFRMFALGLDHPDTRITIRPGRDVFKFYHLAGLHVPVKMKRDLSYGKFDYTRENFSEQAEAYARIMGAFLRKLKQHGLYDNSLIVMVGDHGSGRSPEMYVKPEFTARTAELDRTAARGDFQRDKARGLPLLLIKRFGAQGEIRTSTLPASVIDIPATIRAELNLPTKPVPALTPYPALHGVSLFNQTEPPEKRTRYYGAMLWTPQQTDYLGTLSLYQIEGHGWNDGSWSFIQRLTPPQ, encoded by the coding sequence TTGGCTGCATTCAGCCTCGCGAGCACACTGCTCTTTTTCGTGCCGGCCCATGCCTACCTGGCCAATCAGGCCGCGCTGCTCGTGTTCTTTGATGAACTGCTTGCCGTTCTAGCGCTGGTAACCGTGGTCTTTACTTTGCTGCTCACCGGACTGCTTTTGCTGGTGCCTCGACGGATTCGTCCTCGCCTCGGGGTCCTGCTGCTCGCGCTCACCCTGCTATGCTGGATTCATGCCTATGCCCTCGTCTGGTCCTACGGTGCTCTGGACGGCGAAACCATCGTCTGGGCGGATTATCCCGGACGCCTGCTGACTGATGGGGCGCTCTGGTTGGTTCTAAGCGCGGTATTGCTTTGGTTTGCGCCGCGAATCCACCGACGGATGCCATTGTTTTGCGCAGGAATATTGCTGCTTCAGATTGGTTCTCTGGCCGTAAACGCCACCCATGTCCATAATAGCTCGCACGACTACTCCAAGCATTACTACGTCGATAAACGGCCGGTCTTCGAGTTCTCCGCGGGACGCAATGTCGTGCTGATCCTGCTGGACGAATATCAGACCGACATTTTCTCGGAAGCGATCTTGCCGCATCAGGAATACCGCGCGCAGTTCCCGGGGTTCACCTATTTTCCCGACACCACGGCGGGGTTCAATTTCACCGAATTTGCCATCCCTTCCATCCTGACCGGCCGCATCTACGACAACAGCCAGCCCCGGCAGGATTTTCTAAAATCAGCCTACCTCAAGGATTCCCTGCCAGCCGCGCTGAGACAGGCCGGAATAGACGTGCATCTGTATCCTTGGCGCAGTCTCGCCAATGAGTCGATTTACTACCACGACGAACTGGCGGACAATATTCTACGCCGACCTCGCCCACTCGCGGACAAACTGGTCGACGTAGCCCGGGTGGTGGACCTTGGCCTGTTTCGCAGTCTGCCCCACTTCGCGAAGCGATTTGTCCATAACGACTCGAGCTGGCTGGTCTCGCGATGGATGGCCGGTTCAGCCAAATCATCCGCCACGCGCCAGCCTGAACCCATTCCACGCGAAGTCGGACTCGGGCACACCTTGGACGACCTCTTTCGGATGTTTGCACTCGGTTTGGATCACCCCGACACGCGGATTACGATTCGTCCCGGCCGGGATGTCTTCAAGTTCTACCACCTGGCCGGTCTGCATGTGCCGGTGAAGATGAAGCGCGATCTCAGTTACGGTAAATTTGACTACACGCGGGAGAATTTCAGCGAACAAGCCGAGGCCTACGCCCGCATCATGGGCGCGTTTCTGCGAAAACTGAAACAACACGGACTCTACGACAATTCCCTGATCGTCATGGTGGGCGATCATGGCAGCGGCCGTTCACCCGAGATGTATGTGAAGCCCGAGTTTACCGCCCGGACGGCAGAACTGGATCGCACGGCGGCGCGGGGAGACTTCCAGCGGGACAAAGCCCGGGGGCTTCCCTTGCTCCTCATAAAGCGCTTCGGTGCGCAGGGCGAAATCCGCACCTCGACCCTTCCAGCTTCCGTGATCGACATCCCCGCCACTATCCGCGCGGAGCTCAATCTTCCGACGAAGCCGGTTCCTGCCCTGACGCCCTATCCCGCACTCCACGGCGTCTCACTCTTCAACCAGACTGAGCCGCCGGAGAAGCGAACCCGATACTACGGCGCCATGCTATGGACACCGCAGCAAACCGACTATCTCGGGACCCTGAGCCTGTATCAGATTGAAGGCCATGGCTGGAACGACGGTTCCTGGTCGTTTATCCAGCGTCTCACGCCCCCGCAGTGA
- a CDS encoding cation:proton antiporter, which yields MQGIDFIKDLAVVMLVAGLVGWACHRAGLSVIVGFLAAGMVIGPFTPPFSLVTDIGRIETLAQVGLVFLMFSIGMKLSLRKLRRLGLSLLVATAVTALIVYNLSRLGSPLLGFSGESAVFFGALLIVSSSAIISKVLQETGLTHEKAGQMAMGITVLEDVVAVISLALLNSVVLLGGMGEARVGQTLGLLSAFVALAGVIGLLLVPWLLRRLGESASEELQTLMVAGLMLGLALTAQKAGYSLAMGAFILGSIIAETPQRAQIDRVFEGARDMFSAVFFVSIGMQIDVRLLGQSWLLVLGASVLAMVARPLGGTVAMLVTGVQLKDAVRVGLMITPIGEFSFIIAQLGVTAGVVPASFGAVAVGLSLLTAIAAPVLTRRSGVISDWVAARQPVWLESWLGYYGRLLERFQQIQKRSVLWQLSRKRVIQITLEMLLVTGLFVFSDQMFSLVRDYLPVHSRYPSGATVLFWSVLVLVALAPLVAIWRNLSALSLLYAQVSTQGHAKAAKLAPVVETGLKIGAGLLLVLWLNAILPISGAARWLPAAVLVVVLVGLYFLRSRLIYWHSMLEVELQERLTQGDHKFTGTTAPWMAPHGEWKLALTDCMLPDLADSRGRSLGELALRTKFGCTVAGVERQGVMVGNPTGDMILYPRDKVLLLGTAEQVAAGKEYLQRASGAPVTSNFDEVRMESLEIPVESRLHGRTLAEVALGKAYGLQVAGINRAGHRILNPRGDEKLCVGDSLLVLGSPDQIATFKESLRV from the coding sequence ATGCAAGGCATCGACTTCATCAAGGATCTCGCGGTCGTCATGCTGGTGGCGGGACTCGTCGGCTGGGCCTGCCACCGGGCGGGGCTTTCCGTCATCGTGGGTTTTCTGGCGGCCGGCATGGTGATCGGTCCGTTCACGCCGCCCTTCTCGCTTGTGACGGACATCGGGCGCATCGAGACGCTGGCGCAGGTCGGCCTCGTGTTCCTCATGTTCTCGATCGGCATGAAGCTCAGCCTGCGCAAGCTGCGCCGCCTCGGCCTCTCGCTGCTGGTGGCCACGGCGGTGACGGCGCTGATTGTCTATAATCTGTCGCGGCTGGGCTCGCCGCTGCTCGGCTTCAGCGGGGAGTCGGCGGTGTTCTTCGGGGCCCTGCTGATCGTTTCCTCCTCGGCCATCATCAGCAAGGTGCTGCAGGAAACCGGCCTGACCCACGAAAAAGCCGGCCAGATGGCCATGGGCATAACGGTGCTGGAGGACGTGGTCGCGGTCATTTCGCTGGCCCTGCTCAATTCCGTGGTGCTGCTCGGCGGCATGGGGGAAGCCAGGGTCGGCCAGACACTGGGCCTGTTGAGTGCGTTCGTGGCGCTGGCCGGTGTGATCGGCCTGCTACTCGTGCCGTGGCTCTTGCGGCGGCTGGGCGAGTCGGCGAGTGAGGAATTGCAGACGCTCATGGTGGCCGGACTGATGCTCGGTTTGGCGCTCACCGCGCAGAAGGCCGGCTATTCGCTGGCGATGGGCGCGTTCATCCTTGGTTCGATCATCGCGGAAACCCCGCAACGGGCGCAGATCGACCGCGTGTTCGAGGGGGCTCGCGACATGTTCAGCGCCGTGTTTTTCGTTTCCATCGGCATGCAGATTGACGTGCGCCTTTTGGGTCAGTCGTGGTTGCTGGTGCTCGGAGCCTCGGTGCTGGCCATGGTGGCGCGCCCGCTCGGCGGCACGGTGGCGATGCTGGTGACCGGCGTGCAGCTCAAGGATGCGGTTCGCGTGGGCCTGATGATCACGCCCATCGGCGAATTTTCGTTCATCATCGCGCAACTGGGCGTTACCGCCGGGGTCGTGCCTGCCAGCTTTGGCGCGGTGGCGGTGGGGCTTTCCTTGCTGACGGCCATCGCCGCTCCGGTGCTCACGCGTCGCTCCGGCGTCATCAGCGACTGGGTGGCGGCCCGCCAACCCGTCTGGCTGGAAAGCTGGCTCGGCTACTACGGGCGCCTGCTCGAGCGGTTTCAACAGATCCAGAAACGCAGCGTGCTCTGGCAGCTCAGCCGCAAGCGCGTCATCCAGATCACGCTGGAGATGCTGCTGGTGACGGGACTTTTTGTCTTCTCCGACCAGATGTTCAGCCTGGTGCGGGATTACCTGCCGGTGCACAGCCGCTATCCGAGCGGAGCCACGGTGCTGTTCTGGAGCGTGCTCGTGCTGGTCGCCCTGGCACCCCTGGTGGCGATCTGGCGCAATCTTTCGGCGCTGAGCCTGCTCTACGCGCAGGTCAGCACCCAGGGGCACGCGAAGGCGGCCAAGCTGGCCCCGGTGGTTGAGACCGGCCTGAAGATCGGGGCGGGGCTGCTGCTCGTGTTGTGGCTGAACGCCATCCTCCCGATCAGCGGCGCCGCGCGCTGGCTGCCGGCGGCGGTGCTGGTGGTCGTGCTGGTCGGGCTGTATTTCCTGCGGAGCCGGCTCATCTACTGGCACAGCATGCTGGAGGTGGAGTTGCAGGAGCGCCTGACCCAGGGCGACCACAAGTTCACCGGGACCACCGCGCCCTGGATGGCACCTCACGGCGAGTGGAAGCTCGCGCTCACGGACTGCATGCTGCCCGACCTCGCAGACAGCCGCGGCCGCTCGCTGGGCGAACTCGCGCTGCGCACGAAATTTGGCTGCACCGTGGCCGGCGTCGAACGGCAGGGGGTCATGGTGGGGAATCCCACCGGCGACATGATCCTGTATCCGCGTGACAAGGTGCTGCTGCTCGGCACCGCCGAGCAGGTGGCGGCCGGCAAGGAGTATCTCCAGCGCGCTTCCGGCGCACCGGTGACATCCAACTTCGACGAGGTGCGCATGGAGTCGCTGGAGATTCCCGTCGAAAGCAGACTGCACGGCCGCACGCTTGCAGAAGTGGCCCTGGGCAAGGCCTACGGCCTGCAGGTGGCGGGCATCAATCGCGCGGGCCACCGCATACTCAATCCTCGCGGTGATGAAAAACTCTGCGTCGGCGACAGCCTGCTGGTGCTCGGCAGCCCCGACCAGATCGCCACCTTCAAAGAATCGTTGCGCGTGTGA